In Drosophila busckii strain San Diego stock center, stock number 13000-0081.31 chromosome 3R, ASM1175060v1, whole genome shotgun sequence, the sequence CTAGATGCggacaacaaaagcagcgctgcgcttGGCTAGCAGAAAATGGTGAACAGGCCCGCAGCCCACCTTTTGACAAGGgcataattaaagcataacagcagcaacagcaacgccccGTTCCGAATCCAGACCCGCACCCAATTCTCGAACTAACAGTGCACTGCGAGAAAAGTGTTAGCAAACTTTGCTCAttcaaaaaaaagaaactttgcTCAAATGtaactaatttgcatacatatggTAATTAGTTGAAAAGTTATGCAcatcatttgttttgtttttttttcttagagTGTAGCAGCAGTCTACTAGCTAAGGCGTTGTGAATTTGAGGCGTGGCAAGCGGGACGCACGCAAAAAGGAGAAAACCCACTACATGGGGTGAAAACAGGTTGTTACTTCCTTGCAAACAAGGTTCCGTTACCGTTATGCccgctatatacatatgtatatgtatgtatgtatgcttgcCTTcctgcctttgtgtgtgtgtatttgtgtgtggctggcgtataaaagaaaagcacGTTATTGCCAATTTAACTTACATTGTGCATGTGTCTTTAAACAAAGATTTATGTACCCACTTGCATGCATACTCATAGCTACCCAAGCAACCGCTATACTTATGCATGTAAcgagtgtgtctgtgtgtgtgtgtgtgagaggcagtgtgtgtgtgtgtgggcgagGGTCAGGTGCGCGAGTAATAACTTGCTGTAAGTTGcggtgtgtttgtgtgtgtgtgtgtgtgtgtacgtgccGAGTTGCCACTTAAATCAGCATAATGATATGCActtattattgttgtggcaAATTTGTTAACGGAAATGCTGCGAGAACTAACCGCATGCTCAAGAATCAACCAACCACCCCACTCTAAGTTGCTCTTTTCTCAGCCCTGTCTGCATATCCCAAACTTACCGCAATGTCGATGTCGATTTCTTCATTTGCCTAATTCCAGTTGACGCCATCATTAATCTAAAATATGGCAAAgacacacgcactcacactcacactcacacccacacactcGTAGTCAGACCAACGTCAACTTGGCTTGTAATTATGctaaggcacacacacacaaacacacacacacaagctgacAAACATACATTTGCGTAAGCCTTGTTAATCGTGACAAAAGCTTATTGCGGGTTATTTCGACTACTTGTTTCACATCCGGCGTCAATGTCgccaaaacacaaacacacacacaagcgagcAAAAACGTATGTGTTGCTATGTAATACAGCTATATAGGCgtgagtttgtgtgtgtgtctggtcTGTTTGGTGGGTAGACTACGCGTCACTCACACTAATACAGATATAcacataataaacattttaaacattatgctcgtgtttagcagcagcagcttcttgtcttgcttgcgctgctcctgctcctggcTGCTGTTCGTTTTTCTGAAAATTTACGGGTTTTGAACGAATAATGTTGCTTGTGGGAAATGAACGTTTTGTGTTTTCGCTTCTGCTTGTCATCGCATCGCACATTCGCAACGCATTCCTCAGTCGCGCAAACAGACATATACGCACAACATTCGCCACTTTATTCAGCAATTTTACTTTAGCCGTTATTACCCAAGCCCACTCTCAGTACATTAgcggcaaacacacacatgcacacacatcaGCGTATATATACGTCAAAatacgcgcacacacacacacacacacacacagacatcaTCATACACATGAACAAGCACGCATCTACGGAGTTTGCGACTCTccaaggaaattaaaaaacaactaaaacaaattaacaatgTAATGACAAAGTCATATACCAACAAGCACagccacacgcacacacacacacgtacataacATATACGCATagcatacacgcacacacacactgacgtACATATGTTTGAGCTGTGGCTTCTTAAGAGCATAAGCAAGATTTCTCAAGGATAACACAGCCTGCAAGCTAATAACGCATTAAGCATTTACCCCAGAAATTGAATTGCCTACAAAATTCCTCCCAGCTTACAACCCCAGCCTCAATCCCCCAGCCCGCGTCCCCTTAGACCAGCTGGTATATGTTCGTTAAGTACACGCCATGGATTCGAGCCATTCGCActtgcaaatggcaaacggcAAACTGCTGTTAATGATGATCGATTTGGGTAAACAATGAAATTTCcgcattcaaattttattgccaGCAATCAGAGACGCTTTCTTTgcccacacacatgcacacacacccacTCAGCAAATTTGTTCGCTTGTATATGTGTTTTGAGATcaagtgtgtgtatatgtttgtcCACGTGTGTGTGCACTGTATTCGTATTATCtacttaaattgcatttatctATTGGAGGGTGGCATACTCACCGCCTTTTCCTTGTTTGTcagctaaatttaaactcATATTGACTGATTGGTAATGCCAATTGCTAACAACAGGATTAGTTTATTGTTGCACAGCAGGGGAGAAAAGTcataaaagcttaaagctaGCTTAATACACAAAGCTTTTAAGTCCATCGCTTGTGGCtactttaaatcaatttggtCAATTGGCGTCTCAATGATGTCTTCACATATTGATTTTGCAGCCGCCCATTAAATGCCTAACAACAATTTAGTGTAGACATTGGCTACATAATCTGCTTAATACagttgtttgttatttcaGAGATTTTGTAAAGTCGATTGAATGATTATGCGGAAAATTACGAGTCTATTAATTCATTAGCACACGTTTTCATGCTAATCATTacatattgcatttttaaattagcgCGCATTCAAAAGTGCTGCCCAACGTAGAAATAAATGGAAAAGGTGGCAACACAACTTAACAGTAATATGCATATTTCTTAAATCTATAATTTCAGCTAATCGTCGCTGAAGTAGGCTTTAAAAGCTATATTTGACGGGAAAGCGCTAAGTTGGCATCTCTGCATACACTAACAGAGAGTCAACATTGCCATAACAGAGCGTTAACCGTCACAGCTGTTTTCATGTTGAGTGGCAAGaagaataataacaattgtggtttaacaataaaaaactttgTGCCTGTTTTAAGACATTCTCTGCAGTTTCAGAGATATGCACctatattaaagtttataaataaatcgcaTCCtactaaattaatattgtGGAGGATGCAAACCAGTCCCATATACTTTCTCCGACTGGTGTAAAACCAGTCTTGCGgctttgcatacactttgaattGCAGAAAGTagcttaaagctaaacaaaagtaTGTAACAGTGAGTAAAGAACAAATcttgatatatttattattgatcagaaaaacataacaattcaattgatgCACATCAAATCTGACTGTAGAAGTTAgtgttgtgcaatttttaagtttgcatttgtttgtttacatatgTTTGTGACAACGCTTGCTAGTGAAAGGGTGTAAGCACGTTGGAAACCGCCAAGTTTAACTGAAtgcttgtgtgtttttttgaATCTAATGCCATATCAATAGAAATAAACAGGCCAAATACAAGCTGGCCACAGCCGCGACTGCGTCGTTAGCAGACTACTAAGCACCTGTGTATGTTATTtgagcgacaacaacaactagttgATTGCCTTCTTGGCGTTTTATAtgccgcagcaacaacgacaatgGAGCAAAGACAGTCACATCTTGCCCACACCTGAGCTCGTTTCGTTACTCTCGCGCTaacgcaaaaagaaaacaaaaaaagtagtaataaaaaaaaaaaatttgcataaagctACTATATGCATAGTCCAATAATTTAAGCATGTTTGTCGCATTGAATCATTTGCTGGGCAAACGCAAAGGAATTTGAAGCTAAACGTACGTACATAACTTTATAAACTGAGCTCTGAATGTCACACAATGtttctaaaataaactttCACAATAGGTTAAGTGCATTAGACGAGAGCACACATATATTGCTTAGTCAAGTTGCTACGTTCTATGTGAAGAAGATGACTTCAATTGAGGAGAAAGTGCGCTGCATCTTGGACGCCAAGGGTCTGGGCGATATAACTACAGAACTTTGTGATTTTTCGCTCAAAGAGCAGAATGCCACGGCGGAGGCACAAGGTGTGCAGCCATCATCGGCATCGGATTTCGTGCCCAAAGTGGGCAAGAGTGTCACCTACATTGTGGCCTGTGTAATGTTTAATGAAAACGACGAGCTGCTTATGATCGAGGAGGCAAAGGCGAGCTGTGCAGGTAAGTGACATAGATTCTTGcgctcaattgcaattgctaaatGGCTTGTTATATTCTTCCAGGCAAGTGGTATTTGCCCGCGGGTCGCATGGAGCGCGGCGAGTCTATAACTGAGGCCGCTGTGCGTGAGCTGTTCGAAGAGACTGGTCTGAATGCAGAGATAACAACGCTGCTGGCCGTGGAAACAGCCGGTGGTTCGTGGTTTCGCTTTGTGCTAACTGGCCGCATTACTGGCGGCAGTCTTAAAACGCCAGCCGATGCGGATGCCGAGTCCATACAAGCGCTCTGGTTGCGCAATCCCAAAGAGGTGCCGCTGCGCTGCAGTGACATACTGAACATCATAGACATCGGACGGcagcatcatcaacaacagcaacagaaagcCACAAACGCAGCTACAATCTGGCACAGCAATATTCTGCCCACGCGCCACCCACATATACGAAACTATCTGCGCGTCTTGGCTGTGGCACGCAAGCGTACGACAAACTCGATGAACATACTCATCAGCGAGAAGAACGCCCATCACTTTCCCACTGTGGAGCTGCATCCGAATCGCAGCTTGCATTCGACTCTGCGTAAATTTATGATTGAAATCTTTGGCGCAGAGCTGCCGCAGCATCGACCGCATGGTCTGCTTAGCGTCGAGCATGCCGGCAATGATGACTCCGATGGACTCTGCCTAAACGTGCTCGTTGCCTTTAGGCCTGCGCTGGAGGAAATCTCACTAATTGGCAAATGCATATGGCAGGAGCTAACTTCGCCACTGGACGATACGCTGGCGCgtattttaagcagcaaaaatgccACAATACCACTCAACGTGATACGCTAGCTGTTTAGTATTGTTCTAGCCTCTAAACTTAATCAATGGTGCAAGCTAATTTACTCTATTATCTACTAGTTACAATCTTAAGCAAATTGTCAAAAGCATTATATGAAATTCATATTGTGAAATGCAACTGAGAGAAGTTACTTCAACATCTGTGTTTTTATTGCAGACAGCCCCAAAGaaaattgcttataattttcatatttgtatAGTTTCATTTCACATTTATCGTTGCTAATACaagcaaatgtatttattataaacaatttaaattggctTTTCGttgatttaaaatacaaaataacgGTAACTAAGTATCTACTATTCCTATTTCCACACCTTGTTGAACAAATCCATAAATGAGTCGTAGATCATGAATGTAATGCCCACATCCAGGCACACTCGTCCCAATCTTGGCACTGTACCCTTATAGAAGGCACCCAAGCCCTCGTTGTGCATTATTTGCAAAGCACAATCCGCAGTGTTCTTGTACTTGGCTGCCTCTAGGCCCTGCATGCGCGTCTTGACCACATCCAGCGGCGTATTGCCAAACACTGAAGcggcaccagcaacagcaccaAATGCGCCTACCAGCAGCTTGGGCACAGGTTTGTTATGATCATCGCCctaaacttaaatattataaataattttttattaattttagagTTACTGCAATGCAAACCTTGTATAAATCCTTCAGTGACTCCATCACAAAGAAGCGTATGGCCTGATTGGAGCCCTGCttcattattgttgctgttaagcCCTTATAAATGCCACTGATGCCTTCGGATTTGACAATGGCGGCAACACCATGTACAAAGCCCTTGAATTTGGGATTCGCACTACGCTGATCGTTGATGAATTTGACTTTGATCGTTTCCATGGGCGTGACAGCCAGAATAGCTTCGCAGACACCTGCGCCCAGACCACAGAGCAGCTTGCCAGAAGTGCTGAGCTGACCTTTGGAATCCACAGCGAGTCCACGAAAATACTCAAAAGCGCCGAATCTACAAGGAAGCCAAATGCATTACGCATAAAGAGCCATATAAATGCTATGAGCAACTCCTCACCTGGTTGCTGACTTAGGTATGCTGCCGTAGATCAGAACACTCAAGCCACGATAGAGACCGAAGAATCCGCGCTCCTGCACTGTCTTCTTGACACAATCGGCTATGCCGTTATAGCGCTTATTGGCGCCCTTCTCGTCCAGCTGCAGTTGTGTCTTTACGTATTCGGTGGGATATGTTATGCAGATTTCAATGCCGCCGGTGATGCCGCCAGCCACAATGCCCTTCAAGCCCTTAGATCTGCTATATGCAGAGTCCACTATTTTAAACATGTTTgtcgcatttatttttcttagctGAGCTTTGAATGTCACATGAATGtttctaaaataaactttCACAATAGTTTAAATGTGTACAGTGCACAGCCCCAAAGAAAATTCGtttcttataattttcatatttgtataatttcatTTCTCATTTATCGGTTCTAacacaagcaaatgcatttattatatacaatttaaattggctTTTCGTTGATTTCAAATACACTACAAAAAATTCGTGATACGCAATAGGCGTAACAATAAAATGCCTGCATGGAATTAATGGTCATTTGTATA encodes:
- the LOC108604090 gene encoding putative tricarboxylate transport protein, mitochondrial isoform X3, with the protein product MDRQSLATFVSPFKCRPWMANSGAAAPSGGGKGLKGIVAGGITGGIEICITYPTEYVKTQLQLDEKGANKRYNGIADCVKKTVQERGFFGLYRGLSVLIYGSIPKSATRFGAFEYFRGLAVDSKGQLSTSGKLLCGLGAGVCEAILAVTPMETIKVKFINDQRSANPKFKGFVHGVAAIVKSEGISGIYKGLTATIMKQGSNQAIRFFVMESLKDLYKFRAMIITNLCPSCW
- the LOC108604090 gene encoding putative tricarboxylate transport protein, mitochondrial isoform X2; the encoded protein is MDRQSLATFVSPFKCRPWMANSGAAAPSGGGKGLKGIVAGGITGGIEICITYPTEYVKTQLQLDEKGANKRYNGIADCVKKTVQERGFFGLYRGLSVLIYGSIPKSATRFGAFEYFRGLAVDSKGQLSTSGKLLCGLGAGVCEAILAVTPMETIKVKFINDQRSANPKFKGFVHGVAAIVKSEGISGIYKGLTATIMKQGSNQAIRFFVMESLKDLYKGDDHNKPVPKLLVGAFGAVAGAASVFGNTPLDVVKTRMQGLEAAKYKNTADCALQIMHNEGLGAFYKGTVPRLGRVCLDVGITFMIYDSFMDLFNKVWK
- the LOC108604089 gene encoding 8-oxo-dGDP phosphatase NUDT18, with the translated sequence MTSIEEKVRCILDAKGLGDITTELCDFSLKEQNATAEAQGVQPSSASDFVPKVGKSVTYIVACVMFNENDELLMIEEAKASCAGKWYLPAGRMERGESITEAAVRELFEETGLNAEITTLLAVETAGGSWFRFVLTGRITGGSLKTPADADAESIQALWLRNPKEVPLRCSDILNIIDIGRQHHQQQQQKATNAATIWHSNILPTRHPHIRNYLRVLAVARKRTTNSMNILISEKNAHHFPTVELHPNRSLHSTLRKFMIEIFGAELPQHRPHGLLSVEHAGNDDSDGLCLNVLVAFRPALEEISLIGKCIWQELTSPLDDTLARILSSKNATIPLNVIR